Proteins co-encoded in one Dreissena polymorpha isolate Duluth1 chromosome 12, UMN_Dpol_1.0, whole genome shotgun sequence genomic window:
- the LOC127853849 gene encoding E3 ubiquitin-protein ligase rnf213-alpha-like produces the protein MKLFIENMCVPESEQDITIKNCMPLWMLLGDEVDFGGPQSFAAVEKFLKICNLTALKETIGSEVKCYNCEENIQCAPVTLPCRKNDKICQKCFTEMKALRNFKCPLCKETFPKDWVPTSQEDTILVNKLRRYQKRCNTFFLEVVSQLCFDYGNASEQVITKLLNYVTCKTRTGKVFTKDISMIDTGLDPNPVFRSFLLQLLLKSREERYVSSYISQFLESTTIDRDTNPKDRIDIYLLIVQCWEDTHLQYIEQSGESRLTIACDLFRNAIEKINNHRSLTELLYGIATARACLSETARCLAELAAKEKHTITGYMLKMIQAAKELCHSHNKETLKLYLVKILCRRYGRHIYQRLSKSRAHSLNWVAFEGRSEQVEVSDRYIVLGETYTRVREAIAKTLLVEDIGILQDLLQKIQSRNAHLVTVVQLAVHREVTCAHVRQSFTKPKQGIKRLHKLLDAFEVVGDKESVWRLLNNNLQPPLLVMKPQSSMEQQGVQCLMTHFKIIMSKLQDESKLLFPFKALIDGNLIIQSMFLPTMPQDDLEDIHNALLRNGQNSVVYRCPKGHPYLIGDCGQPVLTGFCPECRERIGGTGHQALPGNVLNNQGDTSKRGHVLGRSNKGGIIQPERDMNPTYCTAARLFLHMAMYLGPVEHIQKIIQPEIPANHVSQFLLDHIKANIVGLQQELGRSADDIILLMHVVVHHMMLQAGKALPQRLTLLSSKIDREAWEKEFCSTVLRNVLGYVDLWLTNLNNRIATDLRLGADPLMCLIYETDNTQESEDTVNLLNVPRMWRFRIPITFDHMRQELNSKFQDLKPKPRVLQRFLLEDDILQALRYLPNIMLLQRTLLHKLQRKLDRAEANAQLKVRDIKKDNLAGHDTERWIDEFSKVWEMTRLRLSQGCATKFGRVTVPEVFCRQRITDNTPLAVLLPAANGPGLCSYAMLDLLFRKQNELMDFYGSETGRLHSLSSITPMAVTSAHLISYDHEHDLMPLVLANCHYSFEMGVGTKIEYDFAGMERQLIDRFLCYKSKIEIHQYLKVDLMVYRTEVTNVSVFNKLQGNIPQEHLNSAVKKQICEELRSLPDVCETLDNLNIAISFLKTTGGNPAMPIHRFIEETLRMDKSLLSQKARQTCELRHARSLWLLLSFLKSRLLVDYQHATEAVIETLPNGFYEDLPNEVKSSFGEYMHHLSTEKLSNLLELLHEFLLLRVAVQENPDDDDFVDTRKYRLFESLKQYIELSESPVLEPVILNGSPTGLLYEHGAKAWVLANETLLRKIGTRRRS, from the exons ATGAAGCTTTTTATTGAGAACATGTGTGTCCCAGAATCGGAGCAAGACATCACAATCAAAAATTGCATGCCACTTTGGATG TTACTTGGTGATGAAGTCGATTTTGGCGGACCACAGTCGTTCGCTGCTGTAGAAAAATTCCTCAAAATCTGCAACTTAACGGCGCTAAAAGAAACAATTGG CTCTGAAGTAAAGTGTTATAACTGTGAAGAAAATATTCAATGCGCACCAGTAACGCTCCCATGCCGAAAGAACGACAAGATATGTCAGAAATGTTTTACGGAGATGAAAGCACTAAGAAACTTCAAATGTCCACTTTGCAAAGAGACATTTCCTAAAGATTGGGTACCAACTAGTCAAGAGGATacaat TCTTGTAAACAAGCTGCGGCGATACCAAAAGCGTTGCAATACATTTTTCTTGGAAGTCGTCTCGCAGTTGTGTTTTGACTATGGAAATGCGTCTGAGCAAGTTATTACCAAACTACTTAACTACGTAACATGCAAAACCAGAACTGGTAAGGTTTTCACGAAAGATATCAGCATGATCGACACGGGCTTAGACCCGAATCCCGTTTTCAGGTCGTTTCTGTTGCAGTTGTTACTTAAGTCAAG GGAGGAAAGGTACGTTTCCAGTTACATAAGCCAGTTCCTGGAAAGCACGACAATAGACAGGGACACAAACCCTAAAGATAGAATTGACATTTATCTGCTGATTGTTCAATGTTGGGAG GACACGCACTTACAGTATATTGAACAAAGTGGAGAATCAAGACTGACAATTGCATGCGATTTGTTTCGTAATGCTATTGAAAAGATCAACAACCACCGGTCATTGACTGAACTACTTTATGGTATCGCAACTGCAAGAGCATGTCTATCTGAAACAGCACGTTGCTTAGCGGAACTTGCCGCGAAGGAAAAACATACTATTACCGGCTATATGCTGAAAATGATTCAAGCTGCTAAAGAATTGTGTCACAGTCATAATAAAGAAACATTGAA ACTGTATCTAGTGAAAATTTTATGTCGTCGTTACGGCAGACATATATATCAAAGATTATCGAAGTCTCGTGCGCATAGTTTGAATTGGGTGGCATTTGAGGGCAGATCAGAACAg GTTGAGGTATCGGATAGATACATTGTCTTGGGGGAGACATATACACGTGTAAGAGAAGCCATTGCAAAAACACTTCTTGTAGAAGATATTGGGATACTTCAAGACTTACTGCAA AAAATACAAAGTCGGAATGCACATTTAGTAACCGTCGTGCAGCTAGCTGTGCACAGAGAGGTAACCTGTGCACATGTCAGACAATCATTCACTAAACCAAAACAG GGAATTAAACGCCTACATAAACTACTTGATGCTTTCGAAGTCGTGGGAGACAAG GAGAGCGTGTGGAGGCTTCTGAATAACAACCTTCAGCCCCCGTTGTTGGTCATGAAACCTCAATCGAGTATGGAGCAGCAGGGCGTGCAGTgcttaatgacacacttcaagaTCATCATGTCAAAACTTCAAGATGAGTCGAAATTACTTTTCCCTTTCAAGGCGTTGATCGATGGAAATCTAATTATCCAG AGCATGTTTCTACCGACCATGCCACAGGATGACTTGGAAGACATACACAATGCCTTGCTCAGGAACGGCCAAAATTCTGTTGTGTATC GGTGCCCTAAGGGTCATCCATACCTCATCGGTGAT TGCGGACAACCAGTTTTGACAGGTTTTTGTCCAGAATGTCGGGAACGAATCGGTGGGACGGGGCACCAAGCTTTGCCAGGAAATGTTTTGAATAACCA AGGGGATACATCAAAACGAGGGCATGTCCTCGGCAGGAGCAATAAAGGTGGAATTATTCAGCCAGAGAGGGATATGAACCCCACTTACTGCACAGCTGCTCGACTCTTCCTTCATATGGCCATGTACCTGGGTCCAGTGGAGCAT ATACAGAAAATTATACAGCCAGAAATACCAGCCAATCATGTGTCGCAGTTTTTACTGGATCACATCAAAGCAAACATCGTCGGTCTCCAGCAAGAGCTCGGTCGAAGTGCAGATGATATCATCCTGCTGATGCATGTCGTTGTTCACCACATGATGCTTCAAGCTG GAAAAGCTCTTCCACAGAGGCTGACTCTTCTGTCCTCAAAGATAGATCGTGAAGCATGGGAAAAGGAATTTTGTTCGACTGTATTACGTAACGTACTTGGG tacgTTGATCTCTGGCTTACCAATTTAAACAACCGTATTGCAACTGATCTGAGATTAG GAGCAGATCCACTAATGTGCTTGATATACGAAACGGACAACACGCAGGAAAGTGAAGACACAGTCAATCTGTTGAATGTCCCGCGAATGTGGCGATTTCGAATCCCAATTACATTTGACCATATGCGCCAAGAGTTGAATTCAAAATTTCAGGACTTAAAGCCAAAGCCGCGTGTCCTGCAACGTTTTTTGCTCGAG GATGACATACTCCAAGCACTGCGATATCTTCCCAATATCATGCTTCTACAACGAACACTTCTACATAAACTCCAGAGGAAACTTGACAGAGCTGAAGCTAATGCGCAACTTAAAGTTAGGGATATAAAGAAAG ATAATCTGGCTGGACATGACACAGAGAGGTGGATAGATGAATTTTCTAAAGTATGGGAAATGACACGACTGCGTCTGTCACAAG GTTGTGCTACCAAGTTCGGGCGAGTGACCGTTCCAGAGGTGTTTTGCAGACAACGAATAACAGACAACACTCCACTCGCCGTTCTTTTACCTGCGGCGAATGGTCCTGGATTGTGTTCCTATGCCATGCTTGACCTTCTATTTAGAAAACAGAACGAGTTGATGGACTTCTACGGTTCCGAAACTGGAAG ACTACATTCACTTTCTTCAATCACTCCAATGGCTGTGACCTCCGCACATCTGATCAGCTACGACCACGAACATGACCTGATGCCCTTGGTTTTGGCAAACTGTCATTATTCCTTCGAGATGGGTGTAGGGACCAAGATTGAGTACGACTTTGCTGGCATGGAGAGACAACTAATAGACAGGTTTCTCTGCTACAAGTCGAAGATAGAGATCCATCAATACTTGAAG GTCGACCTGATGGTTTACAGAACAGAAGTGACGAACGTCTCTGTTTTCAACAAACTTCAGGGCAACATACCACAG GAGCACTTAAATTCAGCTGTCAAAAAGCAGATATGTGAAGAACTACGATCATTGCCCGACGTTTGTGAAACGCTTGACAATTTGAATATTGCTATTAGCTTCCTGAAGACGACTGGCGGTAACCCAGCTATGCCAATACACAGGTTCATCGAGGAAACGCTACGAATGGACAAATCTCTTTTGAGTCAAAAG GCTCGGCAAACTTGCGAACTTCGACATGCCAGATCGTTGTGGTTGCTGTTGTCCTTTCTTAAGTCCAGACTTCTAGTTGATTATCAACACGCAACCGAG GCGGTTATAGAAACGTTGCCTAATGGTTTCTACGAAGATCTACCAAACGAAGTAAAATCAAGCTTTGGAGAATACATGCACCATCTAAGCACTGAGAAGTTATCAAATCTATTGGAGCTGCTTCATGAATTTCTACTTCTCAGAGTGGCCGTTCAAGAGAATCCTGATGACGATGATTTTGTGGATACTAGAAAATACAG GCTATTTGAAAGTCTGAAGCAGTACATTGAGCTAAGCGAATCGCCAGTGCTCGAACCTGTCATTTTGAATGGAAGTCCAACGGGATTGTTGTATGAACACGGTGCAAAGGCCTGGGTACTAGCGAACGAGACGCTTTTGAGGAAAATAGGAACCAGGCGTCGCTCCTGA